The Pyrus communis chromosome 14, drPyrComm1.1, whole genome shotgun sequence sequence CCCGATGATACCTAACCTGCCACTGCTTGTATGTCTCAGGCCTTTCAACTCGTTCCAGTCCTTCACACGCAACGACATTCATTATGTCTTTACCATATACTGCCTTTTCAAACATCAGCCGCTGCTCATCTTCACGAGGAATAGTGGCCTCAAACATATCAAACATTGCAGAGAAGTGGTAGAGCGCCTCTTTGAACCGTGTGACAAAGAAGGGTGAATTGTATGCCCCGTTGACGACTCCGTGAATAAATAGGTCTGGATTAATTTTTCTGATCAACTTTAGGACAATGTCCCTAGGACTGGTCACCACCACGGTTTCATCAGGTATGTGCTTTAACCGGTGCATGCAGTTAACCACAGTTAGCTCATTTCTGTCAATTTTAAGATCCTCAAGTTGGATAGTCTCCCATTTCTGTGCAATGACCTTGTACTCAAACTGGACATTAAATCTTGCAGCATATTTTTTCAAGCGACGCCCCGTCTCTTCAACCCTTTCTGTAGGAAGAAAACCTGGTTGGGGAAGCTCAATTGCTGTCAAACGAATATTAGGAGGTCCACCATTTCTCTCCGAGAGGCGTTGGATAAGGCAGGGCCATTGGAAACCATATGAAAtaccaaaatcaacaatgtGAAGCCTTGTTGCCTTTTCAGCTAGTTTAATAATTGTCCTGTTGGAAAGGAAATGTAACATGTGCTTGAAAGGGCAATACTTAACATACATCTGGTAGGCTTTTAAGATTTCAGCAACTGGTGTCTGTATACTCAAAAGAGGCGAATATAATGGGGTTCTGGTTCCTGCCAAGCGTGCCTCAAGGCCATCAGCAAAGTAATGAGACAATCTCTCGGTTGCATCACCATAGGGAGAAGAGTGCTTCCTTATCTGCTTCAGTAGTTCACTCGCAGTTCGTTGGTCATAACTTGCCACGGCCTGTGCACATTGAGTTAGCAGGGTGGGAAGATCCACAACTTCCCTGTTGTTGTTCTGTTTCTTTGAGCGGGTTGTTTTAGACCCTTTTGACTGCTTGGTAGGCTGCAACTTCTCACATACCTCACTGCCCAAAGGTTTGTCGCGAATACAAGATTCATGCGTATGATTCACATGACAGAGTAATACCCTATCAAACATTTCTTGTGGCTCAGCGTCGTCACCTAAAGCAGCTGATTGCTTGCTGCTTCTCCCTTCATCTGCATAATCGCCATCCTCCCTTTGACGATTCTTCTTTACCTTCAATCTGTTTGCTGAGATGTAGCCATCATTCTCTGGCTCAGGTGCGAAATTCCTCCTCAGTGTATTACCTCCCGGGGGGACTGATTGGTACCTATCCACGTCAATGATTCCATATCTCCCATTTGGAATGAGAGTTCTTGCTTCCCCAACTCCTCcaaaattcccagaaattgagtTTGAAGCCAACAGGGTTTCTGAAGAATCGAAAACCGAGTCTGTCCTAGCAGATCTAGAATCATTACTGCTATGGCAACTCTGTGAGGAATCATCATCTGAGTGCTCAAAGCTATGGTACACCTGAAGAGGCGGTTGGTCAGGCGAAGGAGGATCCTTCGCATTAAGAACATCATAGAAAGATTTCTCAGCAGCAACGAGGGCCAAACAGTTCTGCAACATGCAGGGCTTATCGTCCAAGTCCTCTTCCAAAAGAATATCACTTATGTACTTGAGCACAGGGCGACTGTCACTAATGTCAAAACAATCTCCATCTGATCCCGAGCTCGAAAGCCCGGAATCAGTTGGATGGTCTGTGGTAGTTGGAAGGAAAAGTGGATTGGTGGGTTCATTATTCACTTGGAATCCATTGACAAGATTCTGAGTCGAAACAAACTGAAAGTTTTTCATGGAAATTTATAATCTTTCATAAAGGGTACACATAAAAACAACCAATTTAGCAGAAACTGGTAAGAGTTTTCTGGTTTTTCCAGAAAACCCAACTGAGATATTGGAATTTTGGAACTGATGGCCAAGAAAAATTGGGCAAAACAAGAAAGTGATATAATTTCAATCTTATTTTATGCAATTCACACACCAAATAAGAAATCAAGCCAAATGGGTAAATCAGAAATACTCACAAACATACAGATTTGTGGTTGTGGAATTCAAGCAGGTTATGAACAGAATCAAGATTTGAACTTACAAATATTGAATATTTTCAGAGTACCTCTTGATCTTTTGTGTTGCAGAATATTTCACACctgaaaaagataaaaacatAAGTGGGACAGAAGATATGATTGCAAGTatatccaaatatatatatgtgtgtttaGTGATaggattttttgtttctttatacatacatacatacatacatacatacatgaaCCTTAACCTTCTGGGAAGGTCTTAAGTCTTAATCTCATCTTCAAGTTGGACAAAGTCACCAGCCACCTTGTGCACCATCAGCGCgtacgtgtgtgtgtataagtGAATAAGGACCACAAACATAACGATCATACCGACATGGGCTACCAAAACAACTTTTCCGAGTCCATGCGTGGGCTATTATAACAACTTTTCTAAGTCCATTGGTGATTACTGTATATTGTTGTCTGTTTTGTAGGTTAATCATGTGTTCTGCTTAAAGTTAGCCTGTGATCCCATGTAACCCAGTAAATGTTGTTCACGTGTTTAATTTTTGTGGTACTAACGTCAAGAGTTGTGTTGAGAATATTTAACTCACGTtggaaaatgaatttttttgcaTGGATAAGTTAAATCCCAAATTCATGAGAAATTTCTCTCGTTTCTAAATCTAATGTcgttaaattattaatttatgtcaGATTGCTAAGTGAGAAATAAGCCAAAAGGAATGGAAGATTTTGTTAACGTTAGATGTAATCTCACAGGAGAATGAACGGACTCATTCTTTTATGATAAGCCACATTTTTTCTAATATGTGATATTGTTTGTCAACAAGTTACACTTCTTAAGATAAGTCCTAGCTCTTATCATACTTTTTTTTACTATGTGTATGCTAGTACGCCAGTGTTATGGTGTAATTTGCACATCAAATACACACGTAGTAAATCCGACATCATCATGATCATATTCCCAAACTAAAAAATTGCAGAAGATGTTTGATCAAGCTCCATAGACGGAGATGGATAAGAGAAAATTaagattgaaaaaagaaaagccaCAAGAGATATTGATAATTCAAAGAGAGTACAAATTTTAGGCATCACATCGTGAAACTCCTAAGCAGGCTTCAAAGCAGAAGGAGCAATGACGATTCTTCCCTTCCATCCTTGCAGCATCCAGTGGCCATCTTCATCTATTCGAAAATCGTTATGATAACGCATCAACTTCAGCATGGCTTTCGCTTTCTTCAAGAGCTCCTGGTCCAGGGGCACCTGCTTGAACCCCGCCCGGTGATACCTAACCTGCCAATGCTTGTATGTCTCCGGCCTTTCAACTCGTTATAGTCCCTCGCACGCTATGACATTCATTATATCTCTACCATATATTGCTTTTTCGAACATTAGGCGATGTTCATCTTCGCAAGGAATAGTAGCCTCAAACATATCAAACAACTCAGAGTAGTGGAAGGGCGCCTCTCTGAACCGCATGACAAAGAAGGGGGAATTGTATGTCCCATTGACAACTCCGTGAATGAAAAGGTCTGGATTTATTGTCTTGATCAAGTTTAGGACAGTGTCTCTTGGACTGCTCACCACGACTGTTTCATCGGGTATGTGCCTTAATCGGCGCATACAGTTAACAACAATCATCTCATATTTGTCAACTTTAAGATCCTCAAATCGGATAGTTTCCCATTTCTGAGCAATGACATTATACTCAAATGGGACATCAAATCTCTTAGCATATTTTTCTAGGCGACACATTGTCTCTTCAACCCTTTCAGTAGGTCGAAAACCTGGTTGCGGGAGCTCAATTGCTGTGATACGAAGATTAGGAGGTCCACCAGGTCTCTTAGAGAGGCGTTGGATACGGCACGGCCATTGGAAACCATAAGAAATACCAAAATGGATAATGTGAACCCTCGTAGCATTTTCTGCTAGTTTCATAATTGTTCTATTGgcgaagaagtacaacatcttCTTGAAAGGGCATGAAGTAACATACACCTGGTGAGCTTTTAAGATTTCGGTAGCTGGTGTCTGCGTACTTAAAAGAGGAGAATATGAGGGGGTTCTGGAGCCAGCCAAGCGCGCCTCTAGGGCGTTAGCAAAGTAATAAGCTAATCTCTTATTTACATCATCACTGGGAAAAGAGTGCTGCCCTATCTTTTTGATCAGTTCACTCGCAGTTCGCTGGTCATGGCTTGCCACAGCTTGTGCGCGTTGAGTCAGCATTGTGCACAAATATACTACTTCCCTGTTCTTATGCTTTGTCTTTGAGCGTGCTGTTTTAGAAATTTTTGGTTACTTGTTGCTCCGCAACTTCCCACTTCcatcagttttgacagattgaTCATGAAAACAAGGCTCAAACTCGTGATTCGCATCCCGACAGAGCAAAACCTCATCAAACATTTCTTGTGGCTCAGGGCCATCATTAGAAGCAGCTGACTGTTTGTTTTTTCTCCCTTCTTCTGTATAATCGCTATCCTCCCTCAGGTGATTTTTCTTTCCCTTCTATCTATACGTTGAGTTGTATGCATCCGATGGAGACTCAACCGGACAAGATTGGACACGAGAGGCTTCTGAACTCGATACTGAGTCTGTCCTAGCAGCAACACGGCCATTACTACTATGACAACACTGTGAAATCATCATCTGAGTTTTCAAAGCTTTGGTGCACCGGAAGAGGGGATTGACTGAACGGAGGGCCCTTTGGATTGAGAACATCGTAGAAAGATTTCTCAGCAGCTTGGAGGGTCAAGCAGTCCTGCAACATGCAGGGCTTACCCTCCAAATCTTCTTCCAAAAGAATATCACTTATGTACTTGAGCACAGGATGATTGCAATCACTAATGTCAATAGTATCTCCATCCGAACCAGGGCtcgaaaacaaagaatcacttGGATGGTCTGAGATGGGTGGAAGGAAAAGTGGAATGGTATGTTCATGGTTTACTTGGAATCCATTTACATGATTTTGGGATTAGCTTGAATCATAATTTACTAGATTTCGAGTAGAACAATGGCGAAAAGGGAATCTTTCCAGGGGAACAGAAAATCTTTCAAAAGAAGGGTATCCCTAAACAACCAATCTAGCAGGAACAGGTTTGTTTTCTTAGTTTCCAAGAAACTCAACTGTGATATTggaattagagagagagagagagagagagagagagagagagagagtatcaGAAAACAGGTTATGAGCAGAAACAAGATTgagcaagaaaaaaaagattgaatgaaAGCTGAAACTCTTTGCAGACCTGAACTTAGAGAAGTTGGTTGAGGCAGTGTGCTCCCTCCTTGCACCGAAGTTTGAATCCACTTCTCTGTCgtttaaattaaattagttagaatgtcactcgaaagaaaaataaaacctgAAACTCTTTAAAGAAGGTAACAAATGTAGCAGAGGACCCCTTCACTCTTGGTCTGTATGTCTAAAATCAAAATGAATCAGAGAGTGATGAAGGTATATATCAAATTATAAATCTACTTGTTCATAGTAATGAACCTTCCTTCTGGGGAGGTCCTTGATAGATGTAATCCTAACTCTTGAAGTGGGACAAAATCAGCCCCCACCTTCTAATcaaaatgggaaaatatatatacgcgcgcgcgcacacacacacccacTCACACATAGCCAATTAGGTTTGATATCAGTGTCGTATTGTGTAGGTAAAAAGAATGAGAGATTCTCTTTTGCAACTAAGATATTGTTTCAGTGGCGTTACCTGAATGTTTGccaaatgtttaaaaagtaaaCTACTAGTTCAATAAATGTTTGCCAAGTGTTTAGAAAACTACACTACTCGTTTGATAAATGTTTGGCACGCGATGTCTTTAGTTACATGAGAGTATCTCTTGTGAAGACGACCTTGCATAAAGATGAACTGCACTTGGGCTAATCAACAAAATTTGTAAGCCCAtgtgtttattattttcttgattGTGATTGTGACGTTGAACATTGATCAtgctaatttgttttcttttatacaagcgatatttgGAGAGCAGAGAACCGAACAAAACACGACGCATTAGGGTGAATTCTCTCATCCATTTTAGCTACAAACCTCTTGCAATATGTTAACATTTACAGTAAACCAGAGAACCAAAGTTCGAATATATTTAATACCAAAAAAGTGAACAATAGCAGCCTCCGTACTTACTAGCAACAGGTAAAAGTAAAGCATCTCCTTCAACTTGGCCAAGATTTGGAAGTTCACATCCGTTTCTTCATCCAACGTGTACATTGAATCTAGTGAGTTATCCAATCTAGTACAATCTCAGATACCAAACGAGGCGTATAGTTAGGAACGAAAACAAGACTGAAAAAGGGTTACAGGAAATATTGAAGATACAAGAAAATACAGATTTTAGGCATCACAGAGTGAAACTCCTATGCAGGCTTCAAAGCAGTAAGAGCTATGACGATTCTTCCTTTCCATCCCTGCAGCATCCACTGGCCATCATCTTCGATTCGGAAATCACGATGATACCCCATCACCTTCGACATGGTCTTCACTTTCTTCAAGAGCTCCCGGTCTAATGGGAGCTGCTTGAACCCGATCCTCGCATACCTAGCCTGCCACTGCTTGTATGTCTCAGGCCTTTCAACTCTCTCCAGTCCCTCACACGCTATGACATTCATAATGTCCCTCCCAAATATTGCTCTTTCGAAGAACATTCTTTGTTCATCTTCGTGCGGAACAGTGGCCTCATACATATCAAAGAACGTATAGAAGTGGAACAGTGCCTGTTTGAACCGTGCGACAAAGGCAGGTGCATTGTATGTTCCATTGACAACTCCATGCACGAAAAGGTCTGGATTGAGACTCTTGATCAAATTTAAGACAgcatctcttggattgttcgccATCACTGTTTCATCAGGCATGTGCTTCAACCGGTGCATACAGTTAACCACGGTCACCTCATTTCTGTCCATACGAAAATCCTCCAGTCTGATTGTTTCCCATTTCTTAGCAAGGACGTTGTACTCAAATGGGACATTATACCTCTCACAGTATTTAGTCAAGCGACGCGCCGTCTCTTCAATTCTTTCTGCAGGTCGAAAACCTGGTTGGGGAAGCTCAATTAATGTGATACGGAGATTCGGAGGCCCGCCAGTTTTCTCTGAGAGACTCTGGATAAGGCAGGGCCATTGCAAACCATAAGAAATACCAAAATCAATAATGTGAAGCCTTGTCGCCTTCTCTGCTGTTTTCATAATTGTTCTGTTTGCAAAGAAGTGCACCATCTTCTTGAAAGGGCATGCAGTAACATACACCTGGTAAGCCTTTAAGATTTCAGTAGCTGGTGAGTGCATCATAATAGGGCAATATGACGGGGTTCTGGCACCAGCCAACCGTGCCTCTAAGCCATCAGCGAAGTAATGAGCTAGTCGCTGGGTTGAATCACCATAGGGCGAAGAGTGCTGCCTTATCTGCTTGAGTAGTTCACTTGCAGCTTGTTGGTCATAGCTTGCCACAGCTTCTGCGCATTCAGTTAGCAGTTTGCACAAGTCTACTACTTTCCGGTTgctgttttgtttctttgcacGTAATGATTTAGATCTTTTTGACTGCTCCTTATGCTGCAACATCCTATTTCCCTTAGTTTTTGAAGATTCATCATGCAAACACGAGTCAGGTTCATGGTTCACACTCTGCAGTACCGTATCATATATTTCTTGCAGATCAGAATTGTCAGAAGCAGCAGCTGACTGCttgtttcttcttccttcttctgcATCATAGCCATCCTCCCTTCGATGATTCTTCTTTCCCTTTGGTCCATTTATTGAGTTGTAGCCATCATTCTCCGATGCCAAATTCCCGATCAGCGTGTAAGGACCTGGAGGCCACTGATCGGAACATGGAGACACTAACTGGTCCCTCTCAAGGTCAATggttttacaactttcatttgGAATGAACTTGATTCCATGCAAGGGTTGTGACAAATCCCAGACCCAGTCTCTATTAGCAGAAATAGAGCCATTACTGCGAGGAAAACTGGCAATAGATCCATCACTGCTATGACAACCGACATCCGAGTTCTCAAAGCTTTGGCACACAGAAAAAGAGGGTTGGTTGAGTAAAGGACGGTCCTCCGGATTAAGGGCatcataaaaatatttttcagcAACTTGGAGGGCCAAAGATTCCTGCAACATGCAGGGCTTACCCTCCAAATCTTCCTCCAGAAGAATATCACTTATGTACTTGAGCACAGGTTGATTGCAGTCATTAGTGTCGATAGTAACAGCATCCGAACCCGGGATCAAAGAAGTGCTTAAATCACTAGGATGATCTAAGTTAGATGTAAAGTAATTTGGGTTCGTGGATTCATGATTCTCTCTGAACCCATCTGCAAGATTCTCATCAGAATACACTAAATTTGAGCCATCGCCGAATTCAAATCCTTCCATGGGGGCATATAATCTTTCAACAAAAGGGTTATCCATAAAAACAACCAATCTAGCAGGATTTGCTCAGAATTCTTATTTTTCAAGACTCAAAAGTGATGTAATTTGGAACTGATaaccaaaaatgaaattaatgaaggaaaaacTGAGAAAAATTGCAGAGTACCTGAGAACTTGTGGAACAGCACAATGATCAGACAGATGCTATTTTACTCTTTTGCAATAAAATCTGCAGAAACATCTTCACACTGCATTTAATGGACTTCTGGGCAGGTCTGAACTCAAAAAGTATGACAAAGTCAGTTGCCAAATTTTACCAAAACATCAGCTTTAACTTCAACGGTGGGTGGAAGTCATGAGAATCAGCAAAGTTCAGAAGTACATGCTTTGACTATTATACCTTTCCTGGGTTCCCaccataatttaattttctataCAAAGTTTTTGCAGTGAAGGCTGACCatgttaattataaaatatataaaaagattaaaattaaattaataaccaATAAAGAACgactaaataaaaataagaacataaaaagtaaaacttgaaaaatattCTAATTAGTCACAGTTTACTAAAGCTAAGACAGATTGACCATATGAGTTCACCAGCAACCTCATAGTACAacaatttttagattttttccTCTTTAAGTTGCAATTTTCTTCATTGCTTCCATAGATTTGGGTTTCTTATGTTTTACAAATCCACGATCAAGCTCTCATTGGCAGCAAtgaattaattgaaaaataaataataaactcACAAAACCAAGTACAAAGCAGTATAAACACCTTTGTTCCTGGATGGAAGAATACAGAAAAAACCCAACACCAAAGATAGTAAAGATTGTAATAGCTCTAGGCCGGTACCCAAATTGAAATCGCCAAGAGAATTTTTCCTTTCCATCCCTGCAGCATCCAGTTCCCATCTTCGTCAATCCAAAAATCATCATGATAACATTTTGACATTCTCCGCACTTGCTTCAAAAGCTCTTGGTCTAGTGGAAGCTGCTTGAACCCAGCCCTCAAATTCCGAAACTGCCACTGCTTGTATGTCTCAGGCCTTTCTACTCTTTCCAGTCCCTCACAAGCTATGACATTCACTATATCTCTACCATAAACTGCTTTTTCAAACAACAGCCGCATTTCATCTTCGCGTGGAACAGTGGCCTCAAATATATCAAACAATGCAGAGTAGTGGAAGAGTGCCTCTCTGAACCGTGCGGCAAAGAAGGGTGCAGTGTATGTACCATTGACAATCCCATGAATGAAAACGTCTGGATTAATTTTCCTGATCAACTTTAGCACAATGTCTCTTGGACTGGCACTGCTCAACATCTCCGTCTCATCAGGTATATTCTTTAAACGGAACATAGAATTGACGACAGTCGGCTCATTTCTGTCAATCTTAAGATCCTCAAACTTGATTGTCTCCCATTTTTGTGCAATGACATTGCACTCGAATGGAACATTAAATCTCTCAGCATATTTTTTCAAACGGCGTGCAGTCTCCTCAACTCTTTCTGTAGGTCTAAAACCTGGTTGGGGAAGCTCAATTGCTGTGATACGAAGCTTAGGAGGCCCACCAGGTCTCTCCGAGAGATGTTGGATAAAGCAAGGCCATTGGAAACCATAATCAAtaccaaaatcaacaatgtGAAGCCTTGTTGCGTTTTCAGAGAGTTTCATAATCGTTCTGTTGGCCACAAAATGTGACGTGTGCTTGAAAGGGGACGAGGAAACAGATACCTGAAAAGCTTTTAATATTTCAGCAGCTGATGACTGCGTACCAACAAGAAAAGAGTATGATGGGGTTGTGGCGCCAGCCAAGCGTGCCTCTAGGCCATCGGCAAAGTAATGAGCTAATCTCTGCTTTGCATCACCACGGGGGGAAGAGTAGTGCCTTATCTTCTGGAGTCGTTCACGTGCAGTTTGTTGGTCATAGCTTGCCACGGCTTGTGCACATTGAGTTAGCAATGTGCTCAAATCTACTATTTCTGCGTTGCTATTCTGTTTCTTTGAACGtgttgttttggacccttttgACTGCTTGTTACCGAAATGATGACGCCCATGACTGAGTAACACTTCATCAAACATTTCTTGCGGCTCCGAGTCATCAGCAAAAGCAACTGGCTGCTTGCTGCTCCTCCCTTCTTCTGGATAATCACCATCCTCCCTTTGATGATGCTTTTTTCCCTTCAATATATTTGTTGAGTTGTGCCCATCATTCTCCGGCCTCCTCATCAGTGTGCGAATGCCCGGAGGGCACGGATCAGGACCTGGAGACATTAAGTGGCACCTCTCCAGGTCAATAGTTCCCAAACTTTCATTTGGGAGGAACTTACATGCTTCCCCTACACCTCCAAAATGCCCAAAACTTTGCATCTCAGAAAGAGGATCCGAAACCAAAAAGTTATCCGATTGAGACTCAGCAAGATAAGATTGGAAATGGGAGGTTTCTGAAGGAATAGAGGTGCCATTACAGCTATGAGAACTCGGGGTGGAATCATCATCCGGACTCTCAAGGCTATGGGACAAAGGGGGTTGGTTTGGCGAAGGAGGACCCCTTGGATTAAGGACATCAAAGAAAGACTTTTCAGCAGCTTGGAGGGCCAAACAGTCCTGCAACATGCAGGGCTTACCCTCCAAATCTTCTTCCAGAAGAATATCGCTTATGTACTTAAGCACAGGATGATTGAAATCTCCAGGGTCAGTAGAATCTCCATCTGAACCAGTGTTCAAAGGAGGACTTGAATCACTAGAATTATGGTCCACATTTGTTGGAGTGAAAATTGAATAGGTGGACTCATGATCCATTTTGAACCCATTTACAAGATTTTGATGAGGATAGACCCCAAAATTGAATCTTTCCATGGAAACATCACATCTTTCAAGAAGGGTATCTATAAAAGTTTCAACTTTCCAACAATCCCAAGTcagatttttcaaatttcaagaaacCCAACTGGCCTGGGATATAAAATTTTAGAACAGATAACCAAGAATTTATGGACAActtagaaaatgaaatgaaaaatggaGCCTTGGCTCATGAAACTCACCAGATAAGAACTTGACCCAATTGGACAAGTGGGAAAAATACCCAGAAACAGATAGCAAGATTCAGACTTTGCACAAATCAGTAAACAGGTATTTTTGATCCAGACAAATCAACAAACACGCCAACAGgaaaattattaacttttattattttattcattttaatgaGTATTTACACGTTTCTTAAGACtgtattttcaacttttgaagACTATAACAGTAGCcgatttttttcactttttagaAAGCATTGGTGACACTCGTGTACAATTGTGaaagtttattgatttttctcGTCAATAGAGTTTCTGACTACGTTATTCTTAATTCTTGATGAGTTTATTTATGTTGAATTTTAAGAGTTTGTACTTGAAAAGTTCAGATTCAAAtttactatatatttttttggatagatttcttagaaatataatttattatataaacttgtttattgtttttcaatttgttaGGTCAACGTTTGTTCAATGAAGAGGTTAAGAACTATTGATTCATTCTTTAGAAAAAGAGATGATGGTGATAAATTAGAGAGTAATATACCTTTTGCATCTAATGATATCGCACCAGTATCAACTGAGCAGCCTTATGATCCTCACCAGACATCTAATATAATTTCTTACTTCAAATTATTGCTTTTAGGCTTATTATTGTGTAACTTTATGTAAGTAACAGTAAAAATTTAACCACTTGATTTTGtagtaataattttagtttaaCCTGCCCAACAAATAATTCCTAGCTACACTAATGGCTGGAGATCCATCGATCTTTATGGCAATGACTCTTTTAGGAAAAGGCTTAGTAAAGTTGGACAAAGTCAGCCACCGACAACCACAACAACCCAGCCTCATTCCTCTAACTTCGGTCGGATATGTATGAATATTAGAACGCCACCTTACTTGGTTTTGCACTAAATCCTCCATTAATTCTCTAAAAACTCCATATTTTTTCTTATGCACTGTTTTAAAAATGCTCACTTAACGCTGCTTAAGCCCCacctaagagcaactccagtgTAGAAGCCCTCCCcccaggctattcactattcaatccaccttgtGAATAGTAActacccttaatgaaca is a genomic window containing:
- the LOC137714936 gene encoding scarecrow-like protein 30, whose protein sequence is MDNPFVERLYAPMEGFEFGDGSNLVYSDENLADGFRENHESTNPNYFTSNLDHPSDLSTSLIPGSDAVTIDTNDCNQPVLKYISDILLEEDLEGKPCMLQESLALQVAEKYFYDALNPEDRPLLNQPSFSVCQSFENSDVGCHSSDGSIASFPRSNGSISANRDWVWDLSQPLHGIKFIPNESCKTIDLERDQLVSPCSDQWPPGPYTLIGNLASENDGYNSINGPKGKKNHRREDGYDAEEGRRNKQSAAASDNSDLQEIYDTVLQSVNHEPDSCLHDESSKTKGNRMLQHKEQSKRSKSLRAKKQNSNRKVVDLCKLLTECAEAVASYDQQAASELLKQIRQHSSPYGDSTQRLAHYFADGLEARLAGARTPSYCPIMMHSPATEILKAYQVYVTACPFKKMVHFFANRTIMKTAEKATRLHIIDFGISYGLQWPCLIQSLSEKTGGPPNLRITLIELPQPGFRPAERIEETARRLTKYCERYNVPFEYNVLAKKWETIRLEDFRMDRNEVTVVNCMHRLKHMPDETVMANNPRDAVLNLIKSLNPDLFVHGVVNGTYNAPAFVARFKQALFHFYTFFDMYEATVPHEDEQRMFFERAIFGRDIMNVIACEGLERVERPETYKQWQARYARIGFKQLPLDRELLKKVKTMSKVMGYHRDFRIEDDGQWMLQGWKGRIVIALTALKPA
- the LOC137714938 gene encoding scarecrow-like protein 14, encoding MERFNFGVYPHQNLVNGFKMDHESTYSIFTPTNVDHNSSDSSPPLNTGSDGDSTDPGDFNHPVLKYISDILLEEDLEGKPCMLQDCLALQAAEKSFFDVLNPRGPPSPNQPPLSHSLESPDDDSTPSSHSCNGTSIPSETSHFQSYLAESQSDNFLVSDPLSEMQSFGHFGGVGEACKFLPNESLGTIDLERCHLMSPGPDPCPPGIRTLMRRPENDGHNSTNILKGKKHHQREDGDYPEEGRSSKQPVAFADDSEPQEMFDEVLLSHGRHHFGNKQSKGSKTTRSKKQNSNAEIVDLSTLLTQCAQAVASYDQQTARERLQKIRHYSSPRGDAKQRLAHYFADGLEARLAGATTPSYSFLVGTQSSAAEILKAFQVSVSSSPFKHTSHFVANRTIMKLSENATRLHIVDFGIDYGFQWPCFIQHLSERPGGPPKLRITAIELPQPGFRPTERVEETARRLKKYAERFNVPFECNVIAQKWETIKFEDLKIDRNEPTVVNSMFRLKNIPDETEMLSSASPRDIVLKLIRKINPDVFIHGIVNGTYTAPFFAARFREALFHYSALFDIFEATVPREDEMRLLFEKAVYGRDIVNVIACEGLERVERPETYKQWQFRNLRAGFKQLPLDQELLKQVRRMSKCYHDDFWIDEDGNWMLQGWKGKILLAISIWVPA